A stretch of the Gracilinanus agilis isolate LMUSP501 chromosome 4, AgileGrace, whole genome shotgun sequence genome encodes the following:
- the PDZK1 gene encoding Na(+)/H(+) exchange regulatory cofactor NHE-RF3, protein MASTITPRECKLSKQDGQSYGFFLRIEKDTEGHLVRVVEQGSPAEKGGLKDGDRVLSINGVFVDKEEHLKVVDLVKKSGNSVTFLVLDGVSYEQAVKKGMNLKELNQKDKESPPSMNGVAGAGSQPRLCYLVKEGSSYGFSLKTVQGKKGVYMTDLIPQGVASKAGVQSEDRLIEVNGENVENASHEEVVEKVKKAGSQIMFLLIDKDMDKYYNEHKIKVKRETASLMMLPHKPRIVDMMKGRGGYGFYLRVGPGQKGQIIKDIDSGSPAEAAGLKNNDLLIAVNGESVEFLDHDSVVEKIKKGGDQTSLLVVDKETDAMYKLAQFSPFLYYLQNQALPNGAIKEAPAAPSPVASSPAPPEEVVTHKPKLCRLVKGQEGYGFHLNAVRDQPGCFIKEVQKGSPADLAGLEDDDYIIEVNGVNVMDEPYEGVVEKIQNSGKSVSLLVCGKKAYTYFQAKKIPISSSMADPLENSPDSPEEPPAEAERDSSTPKERADSISSHSTSSEDTEL, encoded by the exons ATGGCCTCTACCATCACACCTCGAGAATGTAAACTTTCCAAACAAGATGGGCAAAGTTATGGCTTCTTCCTCCGGATTGAGAAAGACACCGAGGGTCACCTGGTTCGTGTGGTAGAACAGGGTAGCCCAGCTGAGAAAGGAGGCCTCAAAGATGGCGACCGGGTTCTCAGTATTAATGGGGTGTTTGTGGACAAAGAAGAACACTTGAAG GTTGTGGATCTGGTCAAGAAAAGTGGGAATTCAGTGACATTCCTAGTTCTGGATGGTGTGTCTTATGAACAAGCAGTAAAAAAAGGGATGAACCTGAAGGAACTGAATCAGAAAGACAAGGAATCACCCCCATCGATGAATGGTGTAGCGGGTGCAGGGAGCCAGCCCCGGCTCTGTTACCTGGTGAAGGAGGGAAGCTCTTATGGCTTCTCTCTGAAAACTGTCCAAG GTAAAAAGGGAGTGTACATGACTGACTTGATTCCCCAAGGTGTGGCTTCAAAGGCTGGTGTACAATCTGAAGACCGTCTGATTGAAGTGAATGGGGAGAATGTGGAAAATGCTAGCCATGAAGAGGTGGTTGAAAAG GTGAAGAAAGCTGGAAGCCAAATTATGTTTTTGCTGATAGACAAGGACATGGACAAGTACTACAACGAACATAAGATAAAAGTCAAAAGAGAGACAGCCAGTCTGATGATGCTTCCTCACAAGCCCCGGATTGTGGACATGATGAAGGGAAGAGGTGGCTATGGATTTTACTTGAGAGTAGGCCCGGGGCAGAAAG GTCAGATCATCAAAGACATAGATTCTGGAAGCCCAGCAGAAGCGGCTGGTCTGAAGAATAATGATCTGCTCATCGCTGTTAATGGAGAATCAGTGGAATTTCTGGATCATGACAGTGTGGTGGAGAAGATTAAAAAAGGTGGAGATCAGACCTCACTCCTGGTGGTAGACAAGGAGACGGACGCCATGTATAAACTG GCTcagttttctccatttctctacTACCTTCAAAATCAAGCACTTCCTAATGGTGCCATCAAGGAGGCTCCTGCTGCTCCTTCTCCCGTGGCCTCGAGCCCTGCTCCCCCGGAGGAAGTGGTGACTCACAAGCCCAAGCTCTGCCGTCTGGTCAAAGGCCAGGAGGGCTACGGCTTCCACTTAAACGCTGTTCGAGATCAGCCTGGATGCTTCATCAAAGAG GTACAGAAGGGCAGCCCTGCTGACCTCGCTGGTCTAGAAGATGATGACTACATCATTGAAGTGAATGGAGTGAATGTGATGGATGAACCTTATGAGGGGGTGGTGGAAAAAATCCAGAACAGTGGAAAAAGTGTCAGTCTATTGGTCTGTGGAAAGAAGGCCTACACTTACTTTCAGGCTAAGAAAATACCGATTAGTTCCTCGATGGCAGATCCATTAGAGAACTCCCCTGATTCTCCTGAGGAGCCACCAGCCGAGGCAGAGAGAGACTCATCCACGCCAAAAGAACGA GCTGACAGCATATCCTCTCATTCTACCAGCTCTGAAGACACTGAACTATGA